In candidate division TA06 bacterium, one genomic interval encodes:
- a CDS encoding DUF362 domain-containing protein, producing MLKVFEKIKGSVKGKVAVKTHFGEEGNKNYIKPDLVEPLVKALGATLVETNVLYSGPRQKTESHIKLAKEHGFDFAPIDILDSEGDKAYACSTGCYTRVITGSHIVRYNTVVMLTHFKGHGLAGFGGAIKNVAMGLAARAGKLARHTNYVPGYDATKCINCGACTKQCPAGAITLNPVKIDPRECIGCGQCKQVCPANVFETDKSRVSPELFNRRLVEYAKVLSDSNHLLYVNVLANISPDCDCAARARKPFVKDIGVLASTDIVAIEQASLDLVNKAHKCQDAFLKESGRSGNSQILYAEKLGLGSREYRLVNLDKKSLERSGTKDR from the coding sequence GTGCTCAAGGTTTTTGAGAAGATCAAAGGGAGCGTTAAGGGCAAGGTGGCTGTCAAGACCCATTTCGGCGAGGAGGGTAATAAAAACTATATTAAGCCCGACCTGGTCGAGCCGCTGGTCAAAGCCCTGGGCGCCACTCTGGTCGAAACCAACGTGCTCTATTCCGGTCCGCGCCAGAAGACGGAATCGCACATCAAACTTGCTAAAGAACACGGCTTCGACTTTGCGCCGATAGACATCCTGGATTCCGAGGGAGACAAGGCATACGCCTGCAGCACCGGATGCTACACTCGGGTGATAACCGGCAGCCACATCGTCCGCTACAATACGGTCGTGATGCTGACCCATTTCAAGGGCCACGGGCTGGCGGGCTTCGGCGGGGCCATTAAAAATGTGGCCATGGGTCTGGCCGCGCGGGCCGGCAAACTGGCCAGGCACACCAACTACGTGCCGGGCTACGATGCCACCAAGTGCATCAACTGCGGGGCCTGCACCAAGCAGTGCCCGGCCGGGGCCATCACCCTGAATCCGGTGAAGATAGACCCCCGCGAGTGCATCGGCTGCGGCCAGTGCAAGCAAGTATGTCCGGCCAATGTCTTCGAAACCGATAAAAGCCGGGTGAGCCCGGAGCTGTTCAACCGGCGGCTGGTGGAATACGCCAAAGTCCTTTCCGACAGTAATCACCTTTTATATGTCAACGTGCTGGCGAACATCTCGCCGGACTGCGACTGCGCGGCCCGGGCCCGAAAGCCTTTCGTTAAAGACATCGGGGTCCTGGCCTCCACCGACATCGTGGCCATCGAACAGGCCAGTCTGGACCTGGTGAACAAGGCCCACAAGTGCCAAGACGCCTTTCTGAAGGAAAGTGGGCGCAGCGGCAACAGCCAGATATTGTATGCGGAAAAGCTGGGGCTGGGGAGCAGGGAGTACCGGTTGGTCAACCTGGACAAAAAATCCCTGGAGCGAAGCGGGACGAAGGACAGATGA